A portion of the Lysinibacillus timonensis genome contains these proteins:
- a CDS encoding DUF1146 family protein: MELYNSLGIEAGISIFSHIFFIGLSFYALQALRLDQVFKKGHTLQIQLIYILLSIAIGSNVSNFILDITSWSRQLPYIFS, from the coding sequence ATGGAGCTTTACAATTCGCTTGGCATTGAAGCAGGGATTAGCATTTTTTCACACATTTTTTTCATTGGATTATCGTTTTATGCACTACAAGCACTTAGATTAGATCAAGTTTTTAAAAAGGGACACACATTACAAATTCAGCTCATCTATATATTACTTAGTATTGCTATAGGTTCGAACGTGTCTAATTTCATACTAGATATTACAAGCTGGTCTAGGCAATTACCATATATCTTTTCATAG
- the murA gene encoding UDP-N-acetylglucosamine 1-carboxyvinyltransferase gives MEKIIVTGGQKLSGSVKVEGAKNAVLPILTASLLASKDRTTIKDVPNLADVQIINEVLRSLNADVQYDVEKNEININATKTLNSEAQFEFISKMRASILVMGSLLGRNGFARVALPGGCAIGSRPIELHLKGFEAMGAKITFGHGFVEARVNDRLKGAEIYLDFPSVGATENIMSAAALATGTTIIENAAKEPEIVDLANFINSMGGRVIGAGTDTIRIEGVEELHGTTHHVIPDRIEAGTFMVAAAITRGDVLIENAVPEHLTALIAKLREMGVEIVEEGYGIRVRATNPLKAIDIKTMPHPGFPTDMQAQMMALLLTAQGSSIITETVFENRFMHVEEFRRMNAEIKIEGRSVFIEGPVKLQGAEVSGTDLRATAALILTGLVSEGITRVSNLHHLDRGYVNFHHKLASLGANVIRVDDEEQLKPLKVKNSTISQPV, from the coding sequence GTGGAGAAAATTATCGTTACGGGAGGCCAAAAGTTAAGCGGGTCCGTAAAAGTTGAGGGTGCTAAGAATGCAGTATTACCAATTCTAACCGCATCTTTATTAGCATCAAAAGATCGAACAACAATCAAGGATGTTCCTAATTTAGCGGATGTTCAAATTATTAACGAAGTACTAAGAAGCTTAAATGCAGACGTACAATATGACGTAGAAAAAAATGAAATTAATATAAATGCAACTAAAACATTAAATAGTGAAGCACAGTTTGAATTCATTAGCAAAATGCGCGCTTCCATTTTAGTAATGGGATCATTGTTAGGTCGCAATGGTTTTGCAAGGGTCGCACTTCCTGGCGGTTGTGCAATTGGTTCGCGTCCTATTGAACTTCATTTAAAAGGTTTTGAAGCAATGGGTGCAAAAATTACATTTGGCCATGGGTTTGTTGAAGCAAGAGTGAATGACCGTTTAAAGGGTGCTGAAATCTATTTAGATTTTCCTAGTGTTGGAGCGACTGAGAATATCATGTCAGCAGCTGCATTAGCAACTGGTACAACGATTATTGAAAACGCAGCGAAGGAACCTGAAATCGTAGACCTAGCAAACTTTATTAACAGTATGGGTGGACGTGTCATTGGTGCAGGAACTGACACAATTCGTATTGAAGGTGTTGAAGAACTTCACGGAACAACGCATCATGTCATCCCAGATCGTATTGAAGCAGGAACTTTTATGGTAGCGGCTGCCATTACTCGTGGGGATGTATTAATCGAAAATGCAGTTCCTGAACATCTAACTGCTTTAATCGCTAAGTTACGTGAAATGGGCGTAGAAATAGTAGAAGAAGGATATGGTATTCGAGTACGCGCTACAAATCCTCTTAAAGCTATAGATATTAAAACAATGCCTCATCCTGGCTTCCCGACAGATATGCAAGCACAAATGATGGCTCTACTGTTAACAGCTCAAGGTTCAAGCATTATTACTGAAACAGTTTTCGAAAATCGTTTTATGCATGTGGAAGAATTCCGACGTATGAATGCTGAAATTAAGATAGAAGGGCGCTCTGTGTTTATTGAAGGTCCTGTAAAACTACAAGGAGCCGAAGTATCAGGAACGGATTTACGAGCAACTGCTGCTTTAATTTTAACAGGATTAGTATCTGAGGGAATTACTCGTGTGTCGAATCTTCATCATTTAGATCGCGGATACGTGAATTTCCATCACAAGTTAGCATCTCTAGGAGCGAATGTCATTCGTGTAGATGATGAAGAACAGCTAAAACCTTTAAAGGTAAAAAATTCGACAATAAGTCAACCAGTATAA
- the spoIID gene encoding stage II sporulation protein D: MKNIKHMQKWVPVILVVSFLLVLFIMPLLFRSPMKNHQESESVSPTEMSCDISIKVSDMDAPIDLEEYVTGVVAAEMPANFHPEALKAQAIAARTYVLKSTNYGQTEIAPTVARQVFYDETVRQNNWQSSFEENEQKIREAVKGTESEVIVYNDELITAMFHSMSNGMTESAKNYSGNDLPYLQPVASTDFQFATNYASTKTFTLSEWNKSLGVNWTLAQVKQLKLSRNDTGRVDTVSLNNEVWTGREFRTLLDLRSTDFTVDVQGDSIVVTTEGFGHGVGMSQYGADAMAKQGSTAHEIINHYYKNTKIEKISCIRK, translated from the coding sequence ATGAAAAATATAAAACACATGCAAAAATGGGTACCAGTTATTTTAGTAGTAAGCTTTTTACTTGTATTATTCATTATGCCACTACTGTTTCGATCACCAATGAAGAACCATCAAGAAAGTGAAAGCGTGTCACCAACAGAAATGAGTTGTGATATTTCCATTAAAGTTTCAGATATGGATGCACCAATTGACTTGGAGGAATATGTCACAGGGGTTGTTGCTGCTGAAATGCCTGCAAACTTCCATCCTGAAGCATTAAAAGCTCAAGCCATAGCCGCAAGAACATATGTCTTAAAGTCAACAAATTATGGCCAGACGGAAATAGCACCTACTGTTGCTAGACAAGTTTTCTACGATGAAACAGTACGTCAAAACAATTGGCAAAGTTCTTTTGAAGAAAATGAACAAAAAATACGAGAAGCAGTGAAAGGAACAGAAAGCGAAGTTATTGTTTACAATGATGAACTCATTACAGCCATGTTCCATTCGATGAGTAACGGTATGACAGAGAGTGCAAAAAATTACAGTGGCAATGATTTGCCTTATTTACAACCTGTCGCAAGTACGGATTTTCAATTTGCAACCAATTATGCCAGTACTAAAACGTTTACATTGAGTGAATGGAACAAGAGTCTTGGTGTCAACTGGACACTTGCTCAAGTGAAACAACTTAAACTCTCGAGAAACGATACAGGGAGGGTAGACACGGTATCTTTAAATAATGAAGTCTGGACTGGTCGTGAGTTTAGAACTTTATTAGATTTACGATCCACAGACTTCACTGTTGATGTACAAGGTGATTCAATCGTTGTGACAACGGAAGGGTTTGGTCATGGAGTTGGAATGAGTCAATACGGTGCAGATGCAATGGCAAAACAGGGTTCTACAGCGCATGAAATTATTAATCACTATTATAAAAATACAAAAATTGAAAAAATAAGCTGTATTAGGAAATAA
- a CDS encoding M23 family metallopeptidase yields MREDNKSNIPSPTNKNEKLQNKPWFWPSVYAAIAVALIGLIFSYNALIGNNEEEQNVAVQGPASDEENTVIETNAQVETLKYPFDETKLEQVAVLQDFYDITADEATREKALLVFNQTFSTSSGVSLSVNSEPFEVRAAMSGEVTEVKLDAFTGNQIIITHPNGMETRYSSVTDILVKKGDEVVQGQPLATTTDNEWNPTAGIHLHFEVLQDGEHVNPRDFLTF; encoded by the coding sequence ATGAGAGAAGATAACAAATCTAATATCCCTTCTCCTACTAACAAAAATGAAAAATTACAAAACAAGCCCTGGTTTTGGCCGTCTGTATATGCTGCAATTGCCGTTGCGCTAATCGGTCTAATTTTCAGTTATAACGCACTCATCGGCAATAATGAAGAAGAGCAAAACGTTGCTGTACAAGGGCCAGCTTCTGATGAGGAAAATACAGTAATTGAGACTAATGCTCAAGTTGAAACATTGAAGTATCCATTTGATGAAACAAAATTAGAACAAGTGGCTGTTCTTCAAGATTTCTACGACATTACTGCTGATGAAGCTACAAGAGAGAAAGCATTACTTGTTTTCAATCAAACATTCTCAACTTCTTCAGGAGTTTCATTATCAGTGAATAGTGAGCCTTTTGAAGTAAGAGCAGCAATGAGTGGCGAAGTTACAGAAGTGAAACTGGATGCATTTACAGGCAATCAGATTATCATTACACATCCAAACGGAATGGAAACACGCTATAGCTCTGTGACGGACATCCTTGTTAAAAAGGGCGACGAGGTTGTTCAAGGTCAGCCATTAGCAACAACAACTGATAATGAATGGAATCCAACAGCTGGAATCCACCTTCATTTTGAAGTGTTGCAAGATGGAGAGCATGTAAATCCAAGAGATTTCCTAACATTTTAA
- a CDS encoding sporulation transcriptional regulator SpoIIID, translating into MHEHIRHRCVRLGELLLETGETVRVLAKMTGYSKSTVHKDLTERLFLVNESLANEVKEVLAYHKSIRHLRGGEATRQKWQSRQHQ; encoded by the coding sequence GTGCACGAGCACATACGACATCGCTGCGTTCGACTTGGTGAACTGCTCCTCGAAACTGGTGAAACGGTCCGCGTTCTTGCAAAAATGACAGGATATTCAAAAAGTACGGTTCATAAAGATCTAACAGAAAGGTTATTTCTTGTAAATGAATCGCTTGCTAATGAAGTAAAAGAAGTACTAGCTTATCATAAATCGATTCGTCATTTGCGAGGAGGCGAGGCGACACGCCAGAAGTGGCAGTCCCGACAACATCAGTGA
- a CDS encoding rod shape-determining protein, with amino-acid sequence MFSKDIGIDLGTANVLIYVKGKGIVLNEPSVVAIDKNTNRVLAVGEEARQMVGRTPGNIVAIRPMKDGVIADFDVTEAMLKHFLSKLNVKGFLSKPRILICCPTNITSVEQKAIREAAEKSGGKKVYLEEEPKVAAIGAGMDIYQPSGNMVIDIGGGTTDVAVLSMGDIVTSESIKVAGDVFDNDILQYIKKQYKLLIGERTAEQIKMKIGTVFPGNRNDEMEIRGRDLVTGLPRTVTINSTEVEKALHESVSLIVQAAKNVLERTPPELSADIIDRGIIITGGGGLLNGMDQLLIEELKVPVIVADNPIDCVAIGTGLMLNNIDRAASSKF; translated from the coding sequence ATGTTTTCTAAAGATATTGGCATAGATTTAGGAACAGCAAACGTACTCATTTACGTAAAAGGAAAAGGAATCGTATTAAATGAGCCATCTGTTGTTGCAATCGATAAAAATACAAATCGAGTACTTGCTGTAGGTGAAGAAGCTAGACAAATGGTCGGTCGTACACCTGGAAATATCGTTGCAATTCGCCCTATGAAAGACGGTGTCATTGCAGATTTTGATGTAACAGAAGCAATGCTTAAGCACTTTTTATCAAAATTAAATGTCAAAGGCTTTTTATCTAAACCACGTATACTAATTTGCTGTCCAACTAACATCACAAGCGTGGAACAAAAAGCGATTCGCGAAGCTGCAGAAAAATCAGGCGGTAAAAAAGTTTATTTAGAAGAAGAACCAAAAGTTGCTGCAATTGGTGCAGGTATGGATATTTATCAACCAAGTGGCAATATGGTCATTGATATAGGTGGCGGTACAACAGATGTAGCCGTTTTATCCATGGGGGATATTGTAACAAGCGAATCCATTAAAGTGGCTGGAGACGTGTTTGATAACGATATATTGCAATACATAAAGAAGCAGTACAAGCTGTTGATTGGGGAACGTACTGCAGAACAAATTAAAATGAAAATAGGAACAGTTTTTCCAGGTAATCGTAACGATGAGATGGAAATTCGAGGCCGTGATTTAGTAACAGGTTTACCACGAACAGTAACAATCAATTCAACTGAAGTTGAAAAAGCGCTTCATGAATCGGTGTCCCTAATTGTACAAGCTGCAAAAAATGTATTAGAAAGAACTCCGCCAGAATTGTCCGCAGATATTATCGACCGTGGAATTATCATTACGGGTGGCGGTGGACTACTAAATGGAATGGACCAATTACTAATTGAAGAATTAAAGGTTCCAGTCATTGTTGCCGATAATCCAATAGACTGCGTAGCAATTGGTACAGGTCTTATGTTAAATAATATCGACCGAGCAGCGTCATCCAAGTTTTAA
- a CDS encoding flagellar hook-basal body protein — protein sequence MFKGFYTVASGMIAQQRKTEIITNNMANANTPGFKADQSTVRSFPDMLLSAVNNKTIPTQNKLSVLNSQEIGSVNTGVYLQETLANYGQGTLIETNNTTDIALINGTLPVDEESGITGTVLFRLEHPNGGEAYTRNGNFTLDGQGYLVNSNGYYVLSDQGERIYLPNDDFQIAENGNIYFDNVEVATLGVSFSANPNLLVKQDNGLFRTDGGDNLPSAYGQEGLTFGLQQSYIEGSNVDSAKSMTDLLTAYRAFEANQKVLQAYDQSMQKAVNEIGKV from the coding sequence TTGTTTAAAGGATTTTATACTGTAGCATCAGGAATGATTGCTCAACAACGAAAAACAGAAATAATTACAAATAATATGGCAAATGCGAACACACCTGGTTTCAAAGCGGATCAATCAACAGTTCGTTCTTTCCCGGATATGTTACTGTCTGCAGTTAATAATAAAACGATTCCAACTCAAAATAAATTAAGTGTGTTAAATTCTCAGGAAATTGGCTCTGTGAACACTGGTGTTTATCTTCAAGAAACATTAGCAAATTACGGGCAAGGTACACTAATTGAAACAAACAACACGACAGATATCGCACTTATAAATGGAACTTTACCTGTCGATGAGGAGTCAGGTATTACAGGAACTGTTCTTTTCCGTTTAGAGCATCCAAATGGTGGAGAAGCATACACACGTAATGGGAACTTCACATTAGATGGACAAGGGTACCTTGTAAATAGTAACGGGTACTACGTATTATCAGACCAAGGTGAACGTATATATTTACCGAATGACGATTTCCAAATTGCTGAGAATGGGAATATTTATTTTGATAATGTTGAGGTTGCGACATTAGGTGTTTCATTTTCCGCGAACCCCAATCTGCTAGTAAAGCAAGATAACGGTTTGTTTAGAACTGATGGCGGTGATAATTTACCTTCAGCATATGGTCAAGAAGGCTTAACATTCGGTCTTCAACAAAGCTACATAGAAGGTTCTAATGTAGACTCAGCTAAGTCAATGACTGACTTATTGACAGCTTATCGCGCATTTGAAGCGAACCAAAAAGTTCTTCAGGCGTATGACCAAAGCATGCAAAAAGCAGTAAATGAAATCGGTAAAGTTTAA